The Panacibacter microcysteis genome includes a window with the following:
- a CDS encoding MerR family transcriptional regulator, producing MLQLDLFAAVAAPEETKSAEKKAVEAVVEDIKAEQHADAETAMVFVESEEPVATAQETVADTPRTAAGKRGRKSFKEMDADIVMVDVPADEVLFQKQYYAISEVAKWFHVNPSLLRYWEAEFTVLKPRKTRKGDRLFRPEDVKNLQLIYYLLRQRKFSIEGARQYMKDNRKKADAQMQLIQSLTKFRAFLLEWKANLGV from the coding sequence ATGCTACAGTTAGACCTTTTTGCAGCGGTTGCTGCGCCTGAAGAAACAAAAAGCGCTGAAAAAAAAGCTGTGGAAGCTGTGGTGGAAGATATAAAAGCGGAACAGCACGCAGATGCTGAAACGGCCATGGTGTTTGTTGAAAGCGAAGAACCGGTGGCTACAGCGCAGGAAACTGTTGCAGACACGCCACGGACCGCAGCTGGCAAACGGGGCAGAAAATCTTTCAAAGAAATGGATGCTGACATTGTAATGGTGGATGTACCGGCTGACGAAGTGCTTTTTCAAAAACAATATTATGCCATAAGCGAAGTTGCTAAATGGTTTCACGTAAACCCATCGCTGCTGCGGTACTGGGAAGCTGAGTTTACTGTTTTAAAGCCGCGCAAAACCCGTAAAGGGGACCGCCTGTTCAGACCAGAGGATGTAAAAAACCTTCAACTGATCTATTACCTGCTGCGCCAACGCAAATTTTCGATTGAAGGGGCGAGACAATACATGAAAGACAACCGCAAAAAGGCCGATGCACAGATGCAACTGATCCAATCTTTAACAAAATTCAGGGCATTTCTTTTGGAATGGAAAGCTAATTTAGGCGTATGA
- a CDS encoding thioredoxin family protein codes for MRKIAVTVLIMLGLITVLSTNAQVRNYEVSTDAENNTKVLKGIISRNDIQNDTAFKWFNDNMKYGQADAAAVAAFKKHAQDIQLVVFGGTWCEDSQNLLPVFYRLVDKSGFPDSSITLIGLDRRKTTLYNLHKVFNVTKAPTFIVMHQGKEIGRVEEYGKLGQVDKELGEIVAATQ; via the coding sequence ATGAGAAAAATTGCTGTTACCGTTTTAATCATGCTTGGCCTTATAACCGTGCTTTCTACAAATGCACAGGTACGTAATTACGAAGTAAGTACAGACGCTGAAAACAATACGAAAGTTTTAAAAGGTATTATTTCGAGAAATGACATTCAAAACGATACAGCTTTTAAGTGGTTTAACGATAACATGAAGTACGGGCAGGCTGATGCCGCCGCTGTGGCTGCTTTTAAGAAACATGCGCAGGATATACAGCTTGTTGTATTTGGCGGCACCTGGTGCGAAGACAGCCAAAACCTGTTGCCCGTATTTTACCGCCTGGTAGACAAAAGTGGTTTTCCTGACAGCTCCATTACCCTCATTGGTCTTGACCGGCGCAAAACAACTTTATATAATCTTCACAAGGTCTTTAACGTTACAAAGGCACCTACATTTATTGTTATGCATCAAGGAAAGGAAATTGGCCGGGTAGAGGAGTATGGAAAACTGGGACAGGTTGATAAGGAGTTAGGCGAAATTGTTGCTGCTACACAATAG
- a CDS encoding mechanosensitive ion channel family protein: MKEILQLQFLDNTLQLYIEVFGAILLALISKRILSRYLAALMFRLFTKREKNSRKKSFVELIVAPLDAFIITFFIVIALDKLTLPTALQFKVYKVTTRDLLDGIASLAIIVTFIRLCIRVVKYSALILEEKANLTADQSDNQLVVFFRDFFRVVLYIMGVLLILRFTFHYDIGKLVTGLSIVGAAVALATKESLENLIASFIIFFDKPFTTGDLVKVQGFTGNVERIGLRSTRIRTDHKTYITVPNKQMVDTILDNITLRSQRRVEIKLEIGLSAESSRLKAAIAAVKALLQNNSIESSTVFLSDTGKNAHVITIEFFTTMAQTITEFNALREEINFAIIDLLASHNIELAAANTDVVVTQKQ, encoded by the coding sequence ATGAAGGAAATTCTTCAGCTACAATTTCTTGACAATACCTTACAACTATATATTGAGGTATTCGGCGCTATATTGCTCGCACTTATCAGCAAGCGTATTTTGTCGCGCTACCTGGCAGCATTAATGTTCAGGCTTTTTACAAAGAGGGAAAAAAATTCGCGCAAAAAATCTTTCGTCGAACTCATTGTGGCACCGCTCGATGCTTTTATCATAACTTTTTTCATCGTTATTGCGCTCGATAAACTAACGTTGCCCACAGCACTTCAGTTTAAGGTTTATAAAGTAACAACAAGAGATCTGTTAGATGGTATTGCCAGTCTTGCCATTATTGTAACCTTTATACGTTTGTGCATCCGCGTTGTCAAATATTCTGCGCTCATACTGGAAGAAAAGGCTAACCTCACAGCAGACCAAAGCGATAATCAACTCGTTGTTTTTTTCAGGGATTTTTTCCGCGTGGTATTGTACATTATGGGCGTGCTGCTCATTTTACGGTTTACTTTTCATTACGATATTGGCAAACTGGTTACCGGCCTTAGCATTGTGGGCGCTGCAGTGGCACTTGCAACAAAAGAAAGTCTCGAAAACCTGATTGCATCTTTCATTATTTTTTTTGATAAACCTTTTACTACAGGAGATCTTGTAAAAGTACAAGGCTTTACCGGGAATGTCGAAAGAATCGGTTTACGTAGCACACGCATACGGACAGACCATAAAACATATATCACCGTTCCCAATAAACAAATGGTAGATACAATCCTCGATAATATTACACTTCGATCACAAAGGCGCGTAGAGATCAAACTGGAGATTGGTTTATCTGCAGAAAGCAGCCGGTTGAAAGCAGCGATAGCTGCAGTAAAAGCTTTATTGCAAAACAACAGTATAGAAAGCAGCACCGTATTCCTGAGCGATACCGGTAAAAATGCGCATGTTATTACAATTGAGTTTTTCACCACAATGGCGCAAACCATTACAGAATTCAATGCACTAAGAGAAGAAATAAATTTTGCTATTATTGATTTGCTTGCCAGCCACAACATAGAACTGGCTGCGGCAAATACAGATGTAGTTGTTACACAAAAGCAATAG
- a CDS encoding UDP-2,3-diacylglucosamine diphosphatase, which translates to MNLPEGKKIYFLSDFHLGIPDYAGSLVREKKIVAFLEAARKDAAVIFLLGDMFDFWYEYKTVVPKGYVRILGKLAEITDSGIPVHFFVGNHDMWMAGYFEQELNIPVYYEPKIFEWNGKRFYLGHGDGLGPGDHKYKMLKKVFRSRFCQWLFGQLHPTWGIGLANYFSGKSRVKTMQSDKIFLGEAKEWLIIFCRQILSKEHFDYFIFGHRHFPLDFPLNAHSRYINLGDWIRDFTYACFDGTELHLKKWED; encoded by the coding sequence ATGAATCTTCCGGAAGGTAAAAAGATATATTTTCTCTCAGATTTCCATCTTGGGATACCTGACTATGCGGGTAGCCTGGTACGCGAAAAAAAAATCGTTGCCTTTCTTGAAGCTGCACGTAAAGATGCCGCTGTAATTTTTTTGCTGGGAGATATGTTTGATTTTTGGTACGAATACAAAACGGTTGTACCAAAAGGTTATGTAAGAATTTTGGGGAAGCTTGCAGAGATCACAGACAGTGGTATTCCGGTGCATTTTTTTGTAGGTAACCATGACATGTGGATGGCAGGCTATTTTGAGCAGGAGCTGAACATTCCGGTCTATTATGAGCCCAAGATTTTTGAATGGAACGGAAAGCGTTTCTACCTTGGCCACGGCGATGGCCTTGGTCCCGGTGATCATAAGTACAAAATGCTGAAAAAAGTTTTCCGTAGCCGTTTTTGCCAGTGGCTATTTGGCCAGTTACATCCCACCTGGGGCATTGGGCTGGCAAATTATTTTAGCGGTAAAAGCAGGGTGAAAACCATGCAGAGTGATAAGATTTTTCTTGGTGAAGCAAAAGAATGGCTTATTATCTTTTGCCGGCAGATCCTGTCAAAAGAACATTTTGATTATTTTATTTTCGGGCACCGTCACTTTCCCCTGGACTTTCCTTTGAATGCGCACAGCAGGTACATTAACCTGGGCGACTGGATCAGGGATTTTACGTACGCCTGTTTCGACGGCACCGAACTACACCTGAAAAAATGGGAAGATTAG
- a CDS encoding gamma-glutamylcyclotransferase family protein, which yields MKQDQHHLFVYGSLRKGFHHAAHEYISKYFSFVSTGKIRGTLSDMGDYPAATPCDEEHYIIGELYVIQHEEEFTWAMEQLDEYEGLFPEEDEGEEILFRREMTTIFTDNGDIKNAWVYWYNGDVSGRPVIASGDVMQYVQEKLKQ from the coding sequence ATGAAACAAGATCAACATCATTTATTCGTATACGGATCGCTGCGCAAAGGTTTTCACCATGCTGCGCATGAATACATCAGTAAATATTTTTCGTTTGTGAGTACCGGGAAGATACGCGGCACGCTGAGCGATATGGGAGATTACCCGGCTGCAACGCCATGCGATGAAGAACATTATATTATAGGTGAGTTATATGTAATACAGCATGAAGAAGAATTTACGTGGGCCATGGAACAGCTCGATGAATACGAAGGTTTATTTCCTGAAGAAGACGAAGGTGAAGAAATCCTTTTCAGGAGGGAGATGACCACTATTTTTACTGACAACGGAGACATCAAAAACGCATGGGTTTACTGGTACAACGGCGATGTAAGTGGCAGGCCTGTTATTGCTTCCGGTGATGTAATGCAATACGTACAGGAGAAACTCAAACAATAG
- a CDS encoding LutC/YkgG family protein, which translates to MKVSASKEKILKKIRQALATPVPVPFPQSEGNESLFTPAVQEPEVEFAENFSKLQGRFSYCQNETELAAQLAQLLQHRNWKNIYCNESALKSLLLQNAFAIDYTADLAGCDAAITDCEYLVARTGSILLSSAQQSGRTVSVYAPVHICIAYTDQLVYDIKDAITGIKEKQEQLPSLITLATGPSRTADIEKTLVVGVHGPKEVFCFLLER; encoded by the coding sequence ATGAAAGTATCCGCTTCAAAAGAAAAAATACTGAAGAAAATAAGACAGGCATTGGCAACACCAGTGCCTGTTCCATTTCCACAAAGTGAAGGAAATGAAAGTCTTTTTACACCCGCTGTACAAGAGCCGGAAGTGGAGTTTGCAGAAAATTTTTCAAAACTGCAGGGCCGGTTTTCTTACTGCCAGAACGAAACAGAATTAGCAGCCCAGCTTGCGCAGTTGCTGCAACACCGTAACTGGAAAAACATTTACTGCAACGAGAGCGCACTAAAATCTTTACTGCTACAAAATGCCTTTGCTATCGACTATACCGCTGATCTTGCCGGTTGCGATGCGGCTATAACAGACTGCGAGTACCTGGTGGCAAGAACCGGCAGTATTTTACTGAGCAGTGCTCAGCAGAGTGGCAGAACAGTAAGTGTGTATGCGCCGGTGCACATTTGTATTGCTTATACAGATCAGCTTGTGTACGATATTAAAGACGCCATTACCGGCATAAAAGAAAAACAGGAACAACTGCCATCTCTTATAACTTTGGCAACGGGACCAAGCAGAACTGCCGACATAGAAAAAACACTGGTGGTTGGTGTGCACGGGCCAAAAGAGGTGTTTTGTTTTTTGCTTGAACGATAA
- the ftsH gene encoding ATP-dependent zinc metalloprotease FtsH, translating to MAQEDNKQKPLFSGRGSDDRGSKKPPRFSIYWVYALIAVILLGYQLLQTNSTSSADISLQVFKDSMLAQNDVKKIDLVKNKEIVRVYIKQESLSKPYYKNKLKKELPANYSSPLFEFQVTDWESFNKTLDDFYKTHPEVPEVPAPAITEGEWLGPIAQTILTVLFFVGLWVLLMRKVGGPAGGGGAGGIFSIGKSKAQLFDKGTKVNITFADVAGLDEAKVEVMEIVDFLKSPKKYTSLGGKIPKGALLIGPPGTGKTLLAKAMAGEAQVPFFSLSGSDFVEMFVGVGASRVRDLFKQAREKAPCIIFIDEIDAIGRARGRNAIMSNDERENTLNQLLVEMDGFAGDAGIIILAATNRPDVLDSALLRPGRFDRQISIDKPDVKGREAIFKVHLKPIKISQTLDIHKLAEQTPGFAGADIANVCNEAALIAARKGKDAVDMSDFQDAIDRVIGGLEKKNKIILPEEKEIIAYHEAGHAICGWFLEHAYPLLKVTIVPRGTAALGYAQYTPKEQYLYNTDQLIDQICMTLGGRASEEIFFGKISTGASNDLQQITRMAYSMITVYGMNDKVGNISFYDPSQENSFTKPYSEETGKLIDEEVRKLIDAAYERTKALLTERRVEVEKLAQQLLKKEVLFQSDVEALIGKRPFGDKKLLDVDEDGKDEHHTGSGAVSEGVPPYDSGLSVPPMKAEG from the coding sequence ATGGCACAGGAAGATAATAAACAAAAGCCCTTGTTTTCAGGAAGGGGAAGCGATGACAGAGGATCTAAAAAGCCTCCACGTTTTAGTATTTATTGGGTATATGCACTTATAGCAGTAATTCTTCTGGGTTACCAGCTTTTACAAACAAATTCCACATCATCTGCAGATATTTCGCTCCAGGTTTTTAAAGATTCAATGCTTGCGCAAAATGATGTAAAAAAAATAGACCTGGTAAAAAACAAAGAAATTGTAAGGGTTTATATCAAACAGGAAAGTCTAAGCAAACCTTACTATAAGAACAAACTGAAGAAAGAACTGCCTGCTAATTACAGTAGTCCGCTCTTCGAATTCCAGGTTACAGATTGGGAAAGCTTCAATAAAACACTCGATGATTTTTATAAAACACACCCGGAAGTTCCCGAAGTTCCTGCTCCTGCTATTACAGAAGGTGAGTGGCTTGGGCCGATTGCACAAACAATACTTACGGTACTGTTCTTTGTAGGCCTGTGGGTGTTGCTGATGCGTAAAGTAGGTGGCCCCGCCGGTGGTGGCGGCGCAGGTGGCATATTCAGCATCGGTAAATCGAAAGCTCAGCTTTTTGATAAAGGAACTAAGGTAAACATCACTTTTGCTGATGTTGCAGGTTTGGATGAGGCCAAAGTAGAAGTAATGGAAATCGTGGACTTTCTGAAAAGCCCCAAAAAATACACATCACTTGGCGGTAAAATACCAAAAGGTGCGTTATTGATCGGCCCCCCCGGTACAGGTAAAACATTGCTTGCAAAAGCAATGGCTGGTGAAGCACAAGTACCGTTTTTTAGCCTTAGCGGTAGCGATTTCGTGGAAATGTTTGTGGGTGTGGGTGCCAGCCGTGTAAGAGATCTTTTTAAACAGGCAAGAGAAAAAGCACCATGTATCATCTTTATAGATGAGATTGATGCTATTGGCCGTGCACGTGGCCGTAATGCCATCATGAGTAATGATGAGCGTGAGAATACATTGAACCAGTTATTGGTGGAAATGGATGGTTTTGCAGGCGATGCAGGAATCATCATTCTTGCCGCTACCAACAGGCCCGATGTGTTGGATAGTGCATTGCTTCGCCCGGGCCGTTTCGACAGGCAGATATCTATCGATAAACCAGATGTAAAAGGGCGAGAAGCAATCTTTAAGGTGCATCTGAAACCTATCAAAATTTCGCAGACACTCGATATTCATAAACTTGCTGAGCAAACCCCGGGTTTTGCAGGCGCAGATATAGCCAACGTTTGTAACGAGGCTGCACTAATTGCCGCAAGAAAGGGGAAAGATGCGGTAGATATGAGCGATTTCCAGGATGCTATTGACCGCGTAATCGGTGGGCTGGAAAAGAAAAATAAGATCATTCTCCCCGAGGAAAAGGAAATTATTGCTTACCACGAGGCTGGCCACGCGATATGTGGTTGGTTCCTGGAGCATGCTTATCCCTTGCTGAAAGTAACAATCGTACCGCGTGGTACAGCAGCGCTTGGGTATGCCCAATACACACCGAAAGAGCAATACCTGTACAACACAGACCAGCTCATCGACCAGATTTGTATGACGCTCGGCGGCCGTGCAAGCGAAGAAATTTTCTTTGGTAAAATATCAACCGGTGCATCAAACGATCTGCAGCAGATTACACGCATGGCTTATTCAATGATCACCGTATATGGCATGAACGACAAGGTTGGTAACATCAGTTTCTACGATCCTTCACAGGAAAATTCGTTTACCAAACCTTACAGCGAAGAAACGGGCAAACTGATAGATGAAGAAGTGAGAAAGCTGATTGATGCAGCATACGAAAGAACAAAAGCACTGCTAACCGAAAGAAGGGTTGAAGTAGAAAAACTGGCACAGCAACTATTGAAAAAAGAAGTGTTGTTCCAGAGTGATGTGGAAGCGCTGATCGGGAAACGCCCGTTTGGCGATAAGAAGTTGCTCGATGTAGATGAGGATGGTAAAGATGAACACCACACAGGTTCTGGTGCCGTAAGCGAAGGTGTACCACCGTATGACAGTGGTTTATCTGTACCTCCAATGAAAGCAGAAGGCTAA